A single Camarhynchus parvulus chromosome 5, STF_HiC, whole genome shotgun sequence DNA region contains:
- the FADD gene encoding FAS-associated death domain protein: MDLLSGGLGQDAEVPPARPVPGAGPGAVDRFLSLLLSISSGLSAAEVTSMKFLCRNIIKKGKRETLRVGLELFSILMEQQVIAPDKLGFLKGLLRDISRGDLLALVEQFEQGELQAPEDQPDEHEKRLLKVAFDVIRANVGRDWKKLMRELGLPEVKLDKVEAAYRYDLEEMVFQALREWQKWKGKDAKVADLIKALQGCNLRLVADWVEEKISQVNSGTK, from the exons ATGGATTTGCTCTCCggagggctgggacaggacGCGGAAGTCCCCCCCGCGCGGCCTGTGCCGGGCGCGGGCCCCGGCGCCGTGGATCGTTTCCTgagcctgctgctctccatctcctCGGGCCTGTCGGCCGCGGAGGTGACCTCCATGAAGTTCCTCTGCCGCAACATAATCAAAAAGGGAAAGCGTGAGACGCTGCGAGTCGGCCTGGAGCTCTTCAGCATCCTGATGGAGCAGCAGGTGATCGCGCCCGACAAGCTGGGGTTCCTGAAGGGGCTGCTGCGGGACATCAGCAGGGGCgacctgctggcactggtggAGCAGTTCGAACAGGGGGAACTTCAGGCCCCCGAGGATCAGCCGGATGAGCATGAAAAAC GTCTCCTGAAGGTAGCTTTTGATGTCATTCGTGCCAATGTTGGGAGGGATTGGAAGAAGCTGATGcgagagctggggctgccagaggTGAAGCTGGACAAGGTAGAGGCAGCCTATCGATATGACCTGGAGGAAATGGTTTTCCAGGCACTTCGGGAGTGGCAGAAGTGGAAGGGGAAGGATGCAAAGGTGGCTGACTTAATAAAAGCCCTCCAGGGCTGCAACCTGAGATTGGTGGCAGACTGGGTTGAAGAGAAGATCTCACAGGTGAACAGTGGAACCAAATGA